A single genomic interval of Methylocystis sp. IM3 harbors:
- a CDS encoding lysylphosphatidylglycerol synthase domain-containing protein yields MQEEEDLAISSRSRLPVVVRRKSFFEALQERLPHGATHVLGALASVALFAVAAYILANVLSNIRLVDVLDAVKSTSAGQIFAALFFTALSYVALTGYDVAALRQIRHRAPYRVTALASFASYAIAFNLGFPIVTGAAVRYWIYSRVQMTALQVANITVITGVTFWLGMTAVIGFTLVRAAEPLSALDHLPAPLHVVVGVLVLAGVAGYCAWVALEPRRIRLRGHVLELPGPGSTLAQLVVGAADLCAAAAALYVLLPQGVDLQFEAFLAVYVLACILGVVSHAPGGIGVFEATMLHALPGPSQGSVLASLLLFRIVYYFVPFIAALAVLGADEGRRRWGSLREAVARIIEERAP; encoded by the coding sequence ATGCAGGAAGAAGAGGATTTAGCGATTTCTTCCCGGTCCCGCCTGCCTGTCGTCGTACGGCGCAAGAGCTTCTTCGAGGCGCTTCAGGAGCGTCTGCCGCATGGCGCGACCCATGTTCTGGGCGCGCTCGCAAGCGTCGCCCTCTTCGCCGTCGCGGCCTATATCCTCGCCAATGTTCTGTCCAACATCCGCCTCGTCGACGTCCTCGACGCCGTGAAGAGCACCAGCGCCGGCCAGATTTTCGCCGCGCTCTTCTTCACCGCCCTCTCCTATGTCGCCCTCACCGGCTACGACGTCGCCGCCCTGCGCCAGATCCGCCACCGGGCCCCCTATCGCGTCACGGCGCTCGCCTCCTTCGCGAGCTACGCCATCGCCTTCAATCTGGGCTTTCCGATCGTCACCGGCGCGGCCGTCCGCTACTGGATCTATTCGCGGGTGCAGATGACGGCGCTGCAGGTCGCCAACATCACGGTCATCACCGGCGTGACCTTCTGGCTCGGCATGACCGCCGTGATCGGCTTCACCCTCGTCAGGGCCGCCGAGCCGCTCTCGGCCCTCGACCATCTGCCCGCCCCCCTGCATGTGGTGGTGGGCGTCCTGGTGCTGGCGGGGGTCGCGGGCTACTGCGCCTGGGTCGCGCTCGAGCCGCGCCGCATCCGCCTGCGCGGCCATGTGCTGGAATTGCCCGGCCCCGGCTCGACGCTGGCGCAGCTCGTCGTCGGCGCCGCCGATCTCTGCGCCGCCGCCGCCGCGCTCTATGTCCTGCTGCCGCAGGGCGTCGATCTGCAATTCGAAGCTTTTCTCGCCGTCTATGTGCTGGCCTGCATCCTCGGCGTCGTCAGCCATGCGCCGGGCGGCATCGGCGTTTTCGAGGCGACGATGCTGCACGCCTTGCCCGGCCCGTCGCAAGGCAGCGTGCTCGCCTCGCTGCTGCTGTTCCGCATCGTCTATTATTTCGTCCCTTTCATCGCGGCGCTGGCCGTGCTCGGCGCCGACGAGGGGCGGCGGCGCTGGGGCTCGCTGCGCGAGGCCGTGGCGCGCATCATCGAAGAACGCGCGCCCTGA
- a CDS encoding Y-family DNA polymerase, with translation MRFLSVFLPRLSTDRLLRRRAAAPEAFALYARAKGAERLTAVDAGARRLGLLPGMAVADARARCPALELAEADPKADAALLDALADWSRRFTPLAAPDAPDGLLLDVTGAAHLFGGEAALLDETEARLGAQGFCARAAIAPGPALARALARFSSLRRVDDAAPQDEIDRLAAALPVEALGLGTEAVAGLRRAGLRRIGDLLDRPRAPLAARFGQAALTRLDALTCRLRDPIRPRFEAPAFIAERRFPDGLTRREDIEATLKRLAADLAPLLERAGVGARRLEAVFYRVDGAVKRLVAGTSRPLRDPPRLAALLAERLAAAAEEDGLDAGYGFDVLRLCATEVEETTPPQTAFVARREETADADLGDLLDRLGARLGLRRVLRLHAEAAHLPEFAVAALPAAQGAPAAFPPQEAPRPLRLFERPESIEAVALFPDGPPLKFRWRRVLHEVVAFEGPERIAPPWWTLADAGPTRDYFHAQDREGHLFWLFREGLYGRETERPRWFVHGLS, from the coding sequence ATGCGTTTCCTGAGCGTTTTCCTTCCCCGGCTTTCGACCGACCGGCTGCTGCGCCGGCGCGCCGCCGCGCCTGAGGCCTTCGCCCTCTATGCGCGGGCGAAGGGCGCGGAGCGGCTGACCGCCGTCGACGCCGGGGCGCGGCGGCTCGGACTGCTGCCGGGCATGGCGGTCGCCGACGCCCGCGCCCGCTGCCCCGCGCTGGAACTGGCCGAGGCGGACCCCAAGGCCGACGCCGCGCTTCTCGACGCGCTCGCCGACTGGAGCCGCCGCTTCACCCCGCTCGCCGCGCCGGACGCGCCCGACGGCCTGCTGCTCGACGTGACGGGCGCCGCCCATCTCTTCGGCGGCGAGGCGGCGCTTCTCGACGAGACCGAGGCCCGGCTCGGGGCGCAGGGTTTTTGCGCGCGCGCGGCGATCGCGCCGGGGCCGGCGCTGGCCCGGGCGCTCGCGCGTTTCTCTAGTCTGCGGCGCGTCGACGACGCCGCCCCGCAGGACGAGATCGACCGCCTCGCCGCGGCGCTTCCCGTCGAGGCGCTGGGCCTCGGGACGGAAGCCGTCGCCGGGCTGCGTCGCGCCGGGCTGCGCCGGATCGGCGATCTGCTCGACCGCCCCCGCGCGCCGCTCGCGGCGCGGTTCGGGCAAGCGGCGCTGACGCGGCTCGACGCCCTGACCTGCCGCCTGCGCGATCCCATCCGCCCGCGCTTCGAGGCGCCCGCCTTCATCGCCGAGCGCCGCTTTCCCGATGGGCTGACGCGGCGCGAGGACATCGAGGCGACCTTGAAGCGCCTCGCCGCCGATCTGGCTCCGCTGCTCGAGCGCGCAGGCGTGGGGGCGCGGCGGCTCGAGGCGGTCTTCTACCGGGTCGACGGCGCGGTGAAGCGCCTCGTCGCCGGGACGAGCCGCCCGCTGCGCGATCCGCCCCGCCTCGCCGCCCTTCTCGCCGAGCGCCTCGCGGCGGCGGCGGAGGAAGACGGGCTCGACGCGGGCTATGGCTTCGACGTGCTGCGCCTCTGCGCCACGGAAGTGGAGGAGACGACGCCGCCGCAGACCGCCTTCGTCGCGCGGCGGGAGGAGACGGCGGACGCCGATCTCGGCGACCTCCTCGACCGATTGGGGGCGCGGCTCGGCCTGCGCCGGGTGCTGCGCCTGCACGCGGAGGCCGCGCATCTGCCGGAATTCGCGGTCGCCGCCCTGCCGGCCGCGCAGGGAGCGCCGGCCGCCTTCCCGCCGCAGGAGGCGCCGCGGCCGCTGCGGCTCTTCGAGCGTCCGGAGTCGATCGAGGCGGTCGCGCTGTTCCCCGACGGCCCGCCGCTCAAGTTCCGCTGGCGGCGCGTGCTGCATGAAGTCGTCGCCTTCGAGGGACCGGAGCGCATCGCCCCGCCCTGGTGGACCCTTGCCGACGCTGGCCCGACGCGCGACTATTTCCACGCGCAGGATCGGGAGGGCCATCTGTTCTGGCTGTTTCGGGAAGGGCTCTACGGGCGCGAGACGGAGCGTCCGCGCTGGTTCGTGCACGGCCTGTCGTGA
- a CDS encoding cytochrome c, with amino-acid sequence MRLAFLSILALLPCALTPGLSSAMAQSADPAAGARLSEADCAACHAVGADPHAKSPDPRAPRFLDVARMPSTTELSIKVFLRSSHRNMPNFLLSPEEIDSVASYILSLKKK; translated from the coding sequence ATGAGACTGGCTTTTCTGTCGATACTGGCGCTTCTCCCCTGCGCGCTGACGCCCGGCCTTTCCTCGGCCATGGCCCAGAGCGCCGACCCAGCCGCCGGCGCGCGCCTCTCCGAAGCAGACTGCGCCGCCTGCCACGCCGTCGGCGCCGATCCTCACGCCAAGAGCCCCGATCCGAGGGCGCCGCGTTTTCTCGACGTCGCCAGAATGCCCTCGACGACGGAACTGTCGATCAAGGTCTTCCTGCGCTCATCGCACCGGAACATGCCGAATTTCCTCCTGTCGCCGGAGGAGATCGATTCGGTCGCGTCCTATATCCTCTCGCTGAAGAAGAAGTAG
- the fabI gene encoding enoyl-ACP reductase FabI yields MTVATGLMQGKRGLVMGVANDHSIAYGIARVLARHGATLAFTYQGEALGKRVKPLAAELGSELVLPCDVEDLSTVDAVFSRLEQEWGEMDFLVHSIAYSDKSELKGLYADTSRENFVRTMVISCFSFTEAAKRAAAMMKNGGSMVTVSFGGGTHVMPNYNVMGVAKAALDSSVRYLAADYGWRGIRVNAISPGPVRTMAGAGITGARAMGAFQKQHCPLRRMITLDEIGGSALYFLSELSGGVTGEIHMVDAGYNVMLQPRPEDLNGAD; encoded by the coding sequence ATGACGGTTGCGACTGGTTTGATGCAGGGAAAGCGCGGGCTCGTGATGGGCGTCGCCAATGATCACTCGATCGCCTATGGAATCGCCCGCGTGCTGGCGCGCCATGGCGCGACGCTCGCCTTCACCTATCAGGGCGAGGCGCTCGGCAAGCGCGTGAAGCCGCTCGCCGCCGAACTGGGCTCCGAGCTCGTCCTGCCTTGCGACGTCGAGGACTTATCGACGGTCGATGCGGTTTTTTCGAGGCTCGAACAGGAATGGGGCGAGATGGACTTCCTCGTCCATTCCATCGCCTATTCCGACAAGAGCGAATTGAAGGGCCTCTACGCCGACACCTCGCGCGAGAATTTCGTCCGCACCATGGTCATTTCCTGCTTCTCCTTCACGGAGGCGGCGAAGCGCGCCGCGGCGATGATGAAGAACGGCGGCTCCATGGTGACGGTGAGCTTCGGCGGCGGCACCCATGTCATGCCGAATTACAATGTGATGGGCGTCGCCAAGGCCGCGCTCGATTCCTCGGTGCGTTATCTCGCGGCCGATTACGGCTGGCGCGGCATTCGGGTCAACGCCATCTCGCCGGGGCCGGTCCGCACCATGGCGGGCGCGGGCATCACCGGCGCGCGCGCCATGGGCGCCTTCCAGAAGCAGCATTGCCCGCTGCGGCGAATGATCACGCTCGATGAAATCGGCGGCTCGGCGCTTTATTTCCTGTCCGAACTCTCCGGCGGCGTCACGGGCGAGATTCACATGGTCGACGCCGGCTACAACGTCATGCTGCAGCCGCGCCCGGAGGATTTGAACGGGGCGGACTGA
- the fabB gene encoding beta-ketoacyl-ACP synthase I, with product MRRVVVTGMGIVSSIGNTTQEVVASLREAKSGIVRAEKYAELGFRSQVHGMPTLDPSTVVDRRAMRFHATGTAWNHVAMDQAIRDAGLSEADISNERTGIIMGSGGPSTKTIVEAADTTRTKGPKRVGPFAVPKCMSSTASATLAVWFKIKGVNYSISSACATSNHCIGNAYEMIQYGKQDMIFAGGCEELEWELSVLFDAMGAMSSAYNDRPATASRAYDKNRDGFVIAGGAGVLVLEEYEHAKARGAKIYAEIAGYGATSDGFDMVAPSGEGAVRCMRQALSTVKCPIDYINPHATATPVGDAKEIEALREVFGRGDKCPPIAATKSLTGHSLGATGVQEAIYSLLMMQNGFICESANIEELDPEFADMPILRQRRDNVKLGAVLSNSFGFGGTNATLVFKHPDA from the coding sequence ATGAGACGGGTCGTCGTCACCGGCATGGGCATCGTATCGTCGATCGGCAATACGACGCAGGAAGTGGTCGCCTCCCTGCGCGAGGCGAAGTCGGGCATCGTGCGCGCCGAGAAATACGCCGAACTCGGCTTCCGCTCGCAGGTGCACGGCATGCCGACCCTCGATCCCTCGACGGTCGTGGACCGCCGCGCCATGCGCTTCCACGCCACCGGCACGGCCTGGAACCATGTCGCCATGGACCAGGCGATCCGCGACGCGGGCCTCTCCGAGGCCGACATCTCCAATGAGCGCACCGGCATCATCATGGGCTCGGGCGGCCCCTCGACCAAGACGATCGTCGAGGCCGCGGACACCACCCGCACCAAGGGCCCCAAGCGCGTCGGCCCCTTCGCCGTGCCGAAATGCATGTCCTCGACCGCGTCGGCGACGCTGGCCGTGTGGTTCAAGATCAAGGGCGTGAACTATTCCATCTCCTCGGCCTGCGCGACCTCGAACCACTGCATCGGCAACGCCTATGAGATGATCCAATACGGCAAGCAGGACATGATCTTCGCGGGGGGCTGCGAGGAACTGGAATGGGAGCTTTCCGTGCTCTTCGACGCCATGGGCGCCATGTCCTCGGCCTATAACGACCGTCCGGCGACGGCCTCCCGCGCCTATGACAAGAACCGCGACGGCTTCGTGATCGCGGGCGGCGCGGGCGTGCTGGTGCTCGAGGAATATGAACACGCCAAGGCCCGCGGCGCGAAGATCTACGCCGAGATCGCCGGCTATGGCGCAACATCCGACGGCTTCGACATGGTCGCGCCCTCGGGCGAGGGCGCCGTGCGCTGCATGCGCCAGGCGCTCTCGACCGTCAAATGCCCGATCGACTACATCAACCCGCATGCGACGGCGACGCCGGTGGGCGACGCCAAGGAGATCGAGGCGCTGCGCGAGGTCTTCGGCCGCGGGGACAAATGCCCGCCAATCGCGGCGACCAAGTCCCTGACCGGCCATTCGCTCGGCGCGACTGGCGTGCAGGAGGCGATCTATTCGCTTCTGATGATGCAGAACGGCTTCATCTGCGAGAGCGCCAATATCGAGGAGCTCGATCCCGAGTTCGCCGACATGCCGATTCTGCGCCAGCGCCGCGACAATGTGAAACTCGGCGCCGTTCTCTCGAACTCCTTCGGCTTCGGCGGCACCAACGCCACGCTGGTCTTCAAGCATCCCGACGCCTGA
- the fabA gene encoding 3-hydroxyacyl-[acyl-carrier-protein] dehydratase FabA — MSERRSSFGYEDLLACGREELFGPGNAQLPLPPMLMFDRITEIFEEGGEHGKGYMRAEFDIKPSLWFFDCHFKGNPVMPGCLGLDAVWQMLGFYLAWLGNPGRGMALGVGEVKFSGQVRPTAKLVTYGVDLKRVRTGKLVLGLADGWVAVDGERIYEAKDLKVGLANAAA; from the coding sequence ATGAGCGAACGGCGCTCGTCATTCGGCTATGAGGATTTGTTGGCCTGCGGGCGCGAAGAGCTGTTCGGCCCCGGCAATGCGCAACTGCCGCTGCCGCCGATGCTGATGTTCGACCGCATCACGGAAATCTTCGAGGAGGGCGGCGAGCACGGCAAGGGCTATATGCGCGCCGAATTCGACATCAAGCCGAGCCTCTGGTTCTTCGATTGCCATTTCAAGGGCAATCCGGTCATGCCCGGCTGCCTCGGCCTCGACGCGGTGTGGCAGATGCTCGGCTTCTACCTCGCCTGGCTCGGCAATCCCGGCCGCGGCATGGCGCTCGGAGTCGGCGAGGTGAAATTCTCCGGCCAGGTGCGTCCGACGGCGAAGCTCGTCACCTATGGCGTCGATCTCAAGCGGGTTCGCACCGGCAAGCTCGTGCTCGGTCTCGCGGACGGCTGGGTCGCCGTGGACGGCGAGCGCATCTATGAGGCCAAGGATCTCAAGGTCGGCCTCGCCAACGCGGCCGCCTGA
- the irrA gene encoding iron response transcriptional regulator IrrA, which yields MDAFANRPLPQDVPERQKSVHETLVAAGLRPTRQRLALGELLFRGCDRHVTAERLFDEAVAANLSVSLATVYNTLHQFTDAGLLREIAVDGARVYFDTNVRDHHHFLIEEDGELRDIPGSTVTVANLPTPPKGLRIDRVDVVVRLRREEG from the coding sequence ATGGACGCCTTCGCCAATCGACCGCTCCCGCAAGATGTGCCGGAGCGCCAGAAATCCGTCCACGAGACGCTCGTCGCGGCCGGCCTGCGCCCAACCCGCCAGCGCCTCGCCCTGGGGGAACTTCTCTTTCGCGGCTGCGACCGGCATGTGACGGCCGAGCGCCTCTTCGACGAGGCCGTGGCCGCCAATCTCTCGGTCTCTCTCGCCACCGTCTACAATACGCTGCACCAGTTCACCGACGCGGGCCTGTTGCGCGAGATCGCGGTCGACGGGGCGCGCGTCTATTTCGACACCAATGTCAGGGACCATCACCATTTCCTCATCGAGGAAGACGGCGAGCTCCGTGACATCCCCGGCTCGACTGTCACTGTCGCCAATCTGCCGACGCCGCCAAAGGGCCTGCGCATCGACAGGGTTGACGTGGTGGTGAGACTGCGGCGGGAGGAGGGGTGA
- a CDS encoding SH3 domain-containing protein, with amino-acid sequence MRQSDSKISTGPGAALGLFLLIFMASAQAQEPQKGPVSNLPIPRYVSLKSDRVNVREGPSKEHPTVWIYQRAGLPVEITAEFETWRKIRDSEGSEGWVLHSLLSGRRTALVAPWKKEPQTLFAADHATPVAKLAPNVVGSLRGCDGKWCRLASKEFDGYMQQENLWGVYPGEKVE; translated from the coding sequence ATGCGGCAATCCGACAGCAAGATTTCGACCGGCCCCGGCGCGGCTCTGGGGCTCTTTTTGCTCATTTTCATGGCGTCGGCTCAGGCGCAGGAGCCGCAGAAGGGGCCGGTGAGCAATCTGCCCATTCCGCGCTACGTCAGCCTCAAATCCGACCGCGTGAATGTGCGCGAAGGGCCGAGCAAGGAGCATCCCACCGTCTGGATCTATCAGCGGGCCGGCCTGCCGGTGGAAATCACCGCGGAATTCGAGACCTGGCGCAAGATCCGCGATTCGGAAGGCTCGGAGGGCTGGGTGCTGCACTCGCTGCTGTCGGGCCGGCGCACCGCGCTGGTCGCGCCCTGGAAAAAGGAGCCGCAGACGCTCTTCGCCGCCGACCATGCAACGCCCGTCGCGAAGCTCGCTCCAAATGTCGTCGGCTCGCTGCGCGGCTGCGACGGCAAATGGTGCCGGCTCGCGAGCAAGGAGTTCGACGGCTACATGCAGCAGGAAAATCTCTGGGGCGTCTATCCGGGCGAGAAGGTGGAGTAG
- a CDS encoding 2-hydroxyacid dehydrogenase produces MPKKKPLVVVTRRLPEVIETRMCELFDTRLNESDRPLTHDELAEAMRTAEVLVPTITDRIDSSLIAQAGEQMKLIANFGNGVDNIDVASALGRSITVTNTPGVLTEDTADMTMALILSVARRLVEGARAIPEGSWSGWSPTWMLGHRITGKRLGIVGMGRIGQALARRAKAFGLSIHYHNRRRAAAEIEEQLEATYWESLDQMLARVDIVSIHCPHTPATYHLLSARRLKHLRSHAILVNTARGEIVDENALVRMLEANEMAGAGLDVFEHEPAVSPKLLKLAQSGKVTLLPHMGSATIEGRVDMGEKVIINIKTFMDGHRPPDRVLPSML; encoded by the coding sequence ATGCCTAAGAAAAAGCCGCTCGTCGTGGTGACGCGCCGACTGCCCGAAGTGATCGAGACCCGCATGTGCGAATTGTTCGACACGCGGCTCAACGAGAGCGACCGGCCGCTCACCCACGACGAACTCGCCGAGGCGATGCGCACAGCGGAAGTGCTGGTGCCGACCATCACCGACCGAATCGATTCGAGCCTGATCGCCCAGGCCGGCGAGCAGATGAAGCTGATCGCCAATTTCGGCAATGGCGTCGACAATATCGACGTGGCGTCGGCGCTCGGCCGCTCCATCACCGTGACCAATACGCCGGGCGTTCTGACCGAAGACACCGCCGACATGACGATGGCGCTCATTCTCTCGGTGGCGCGCCGCCTCGTCGAGGGCGCGCGCGCCATTCCAGAGGGCTCCTGGTCCGGCTGGTCGCCGACCTGGATGCTCGGCCATCGCATCACCGGCAAGCGCCTCGGCATCGTCGGCATGGGCCGCATCGGCCAGGCGCTGGCGCGCCGCGCCAAGGCCTTCGGCCTGTCGATCCACTACCACAACCGCCGCCGCGCGGCGGCCGAGATCGAGGAGCAGCTCGAGGCGACCTATTGGGAGTCGCTCGACCAGATGCTGGCGCGCGTCGACATCGTGTCGATCCACTGCCCGCACACGCCCGCGACCTATCACCTCCTGTCGGCGCGCCGCCTCAAGCATCTGCGCTCGCACGCCATTCTCGTGAACACCGCGCGCGGCGAGATCGTCGATGAAAACGCGCTCGTGCGCATGCTCGAGGCCAATGAGATGGCGGGGGCGGGTCTCGACGTCTTCGAGCACGAGCCGGCGGTCTCGCCCAAGCTCCTGAAGCTCGCACAGTCGGGCAAGGTCACGCTCCTGCCGCATATGGGCTCGGCCACGATCGAGGGCCGCGTCGACATGGGCGAAAAGGTGATCATCAACATCAAGACCTTCATGGACGGGCACCGCCCGCCCGACCGCGTGCTGCCCAGCATGTTGTGA
- a CDS encoding META domain-containing protein, with product MNKPFSILALALALGAATIAPAQAKKAAKPAADQSQTQEQPQQEEGSKETGGIPRYVPFPHNRNFVLKEINGKTPPVEIWINIDSTGRANGFSGCKTWSGVFIIGPDRLGPRAMPAVNERQCDGSLAGIERDLWGVLLSGPYWDVKGDDLILKGFKGGVLKFQRSL from the coding sequence ATGAACAAGCCGTTTTCGATCCTCGCTCTCGCCCTCGCGCTCGGCGCCGCGACGATCGCGCCGGCGCAGGCGAAGAAGGCCGCCAAGCCCGCCGCCGACCAGAGCCAGACGCAGGAGCAGCCGCAACAGGAGGAGGGGAGCAAGGAGACGGGGGGCATTCCCCGCTATGTGCCCTTTCCGCACAACCGCAACTTCGTCCTCAAGGAAATCAACGGCAAGACGCCGCCCGTCGAGATCTGGATCAACATCGACTCGACCGGCCGCGCCAATGGCTTTTCCGGCTGCAAGACCTGGTCGGGCGTCTTCATCATCGGCCCCGACCGCCTCGGTCCCAGGGCCATGCCAGCGGTCAACGAGCGCCAGTGCGACGGCTCGCTCGCCGGGATCGAGCGCGACCTTTGGGGCGTTCTGCTCTCCGGCCCCTATTGGGACGTCAAGGGCGACGATCTCATCCTCAAGGGCTTCAAGGGCGGCGTGCTGAAATTCCAGCGCTCGCTGTGA